From a region of the Castor canadensis chromosome 7, mCasCan1.hap1v2, whole genome shotgun sequence genome:
- the Klhdc7a gene encoding kelch domain-containing protein 7A → MLPSGAEAQDWHLDMQLTGRVVLSAAALLLLTAAYRLYKSRPALVPQGGRNAKAKAEEETGGSGQPAVQGASPEALQRGPRRRKASKGAGASLDYNREDPEDPCVLAGATSKGQELVRKGSIEEQDWQCLGSEQVPPHGCGQEAGTAVGGKPSPPHQPHLGGEPTLSSSGLAVTVGGSCAGGGPALWPDGGPLEQPGPGEPRPPHPWTALTESSGDMNQSWVFTCVTGVSREEAGTIQAASDMGLALYQQEGTINASYTFSSTARVQVEENVIQKGEGTGPRLKGKVYDYCVESTSKAVSQMAPRTAALPEAPSPGPVPGPLGTGAVFQSQAEDTEGAAIATASPQTMLPPSAPRFSRKRSLVQIADNPELQLQPDGFGISTPAPRDQCTQHNAVGSSREPHTQLVAGTNFFHIPLTPTSAPDVLLDLGNCHEVLTLAKRQNLEALKEAAYKVMSDNYLQVLRSPDIYGCLSGAERELILQRRFQGHQCLVVADVCPQEACGRLCCYDDIQDTWHPLAQLPPEAVSRGCALCSLFNYLFVVSGCQGPGHQPSNRVFCYNPLTGIWSEVCPLNQARPHCRLVAMDGYLYAIGGECLNTVERYDPRLDRWAFAPPLPNDTFALAHTATVCADEIFVTGGSLRYLLLRFSAQEQRWWAGPTGGSKDRTAEMVAVNGFLYRFDLSRSWGIGVYRCSASTRLWYECVTYRTPYPAAFRCAVVDNHIYCVGRQHTLCFLADHISPRFVPKELQSFPSPRGTLLPTVLTLPAPDVPQTRV, encoded by the coding sequence ATGCTCCCCTCTGGAGCAGAGGCCCAGGACTGGCATTTGGACATGCAGCTGACCGGCAGGGTGGTGCTGTCCGCAGCAGCACTGCTCCTGCTAACCGCAGCCTACAGACTGTACAAGTCCAGGCCTGCCTTGGTCCCACAGGGGGGCAGGAATGCCAAGGCCAAGGCTGAGGAGGAAACAGGGGGCTCAGGGCAGCCTGCTGTCCAGGGGGCTTCTCCAGAGGCCCTGCAAAGAGGGCCAAGACGCCGTAAAGCCAGCAAGGGGGCTGGAGCATCACTGGACTACAACAGGGAAGATCCAGAAGACCCCTGTGTCCTGGCAGGAGCCACTTCCAAAGGCCAGGAGCTGGTGAGAAAAGGCTCCATTGAGGAGCAGGATTGGCAGTGCCTGGGCTCTGAGCAGGTGCCTCCTCACGGCTGTGGCCAGGAAGCCGGAACAGCCGTTGGCGGTAAGCCCAGCCCTCCCCACCAGCCCCATTTGGGTGGTGAACCCACACTCTCCTCATCTGGATTGGCTGTGACAGTGGGTGGCAGCTGTGCAGGTGGTGGGCCTGCTCTGTGGCCAGACGGTGGGCCCCTTGAGCAACCAGGGCCAGGGGAGCCGAGACCGCCCCACCCTTGGACGGCCCTCACAGAAAGCAGTGGTGACATGAACCAGAGCTGGGTCTTTACCTGTGTGACAGGGGTCAGCAGGGAAGAGGCTGGGACCATCCAGGCCGCCTCAGACATGGGCCTGGCCTTGTATCAGCAGGAGGGAACCATCAACGCCTCCTACACCTTCTCATCCACAGCCCGGGTCCAAGTGGAGGAGAATGTCATACAGAAGGGGGAGGGGACGGGGCCCAGGTTGAAGGGCAAAGTGTATGACTACTGTGTGGAGTCCACTTCAAAGGCTGTCTCCCAGATGGCCCCCAGGACAGCAGCTCTACCTGAAGCTCCCTCCCCTGGGCCAGTGCCAGGGCCCCTGGGCACAGGAGCAGTCTTTCAGAGCCAAGCTGAGGACACAGAAGGTGCAGCCATAGCCACAGCCTCCCCACAGACTATGCTGCCACCCTCTGCACCACGCTTCAGCAGGAAGAGGAGCCTCGTACAGATTGCAGACAACCCAGAGCTCCAGCTCCAGCCTGATGGCTTTGGGATCTCCACTCCAGCCCCCCGGGACCAGTGTACCCAGCACAACGCTGTTGGAAGCAGCAGGGAGCCCCACACACAGCTCGTGGCAGGCACCAATTTCTTCCACATCCCACTCACCCCCACCTCAGCCCCAGACGTCCTCCTGGATCTAGGCAATTGCCATGAAGTGCTGACCTTGGCCAAGAGGCAGAACCTGGAGGCCCTGAAGGAGGCAGCCTATAAGGTGATGAGTGACAACTATCTCCAGGTGCTCCGCAGCCCGGACATCTATGGGTGTCTGAGCGGTGCAGAGCGGGAGCTGATACTCCAGCGAAGGTTCCAGGGTCACCAGTGCCTGGTGGTGGCTGACGTGTGCCCCCAGGAAGCCTGTGGCCGCCTCTGTTGCTATGATGACATACAGGACACCTGGCATCCCCTGGCTCAGCTGCCCCCCGAGGCTGTGTCCAGGGGCTGTGCCCTCTGCAGTCTCTTCAACTACCTCTTTGTGGTGTCCGGCTGCCAGGGGCCGGGGCACCAGCCCTCCAACCGCGTCTTCTGCTACAACCCCCTGACGGGGATCTGGAGCGAGGTGTGCCCGCTGAACCAGGCCCGGCCACACTGCCGGCTGGTGGCCATGGACGGGTACCTGTACGCTATTGGAGGTGAGTGTCTGAACACTGTCGAGCGTTATGACCCTCGCCTGGACCGCTGGGCCTTTGCCCCGCCACTCCCCAATGACACGTTTGCCCTGGCACACACAGCCACTGTGTGTGCTGACGAGATCTTCGTCACAGGTGGCAGCCTGCGCTACCTGCTGCTTCGGTTCTCTGCACAGGAGCAGCGTTGGTGGGCCGGCCCCACGGGGGGCAGCAAGGACCGCACGGCTGAGATGGTGGCGGTCAATGGCTTTCTCTACCGCTTTGATCTCAGCCGTAGCTGGGGTATTGGCGTGTACCGTTGCAGTGCCAGCACTCGGCTCTGGTATGAGTGTGTCACATACAGGACACCCTACCCGGCCGCCTTCCGGTGCGCTGTGGTGGACAACCATATCTACTGCGTGGGCCGACAGCACACGCTCTGCTTCCTTGCTGACCACATCTCACCCAGGTTTGTGCCCAAGGAGCTGCAGAGCTTCCCGTCTCCACGGGGCACCCTCCTGCCCACTGTCCTCACCTTGCCTGCCCCTGATGTGCCTCAGACCAGGGTCTAG